A segment of the uncultured Desulfobulbus sp. genome:
TGATCATGGCCAATGTCGCCACCCTTGCCGGCCATGTGGAAATAGGCAGCCATGCCAACCTCGGGGGACTTGTGGCCGTGCATCAGTTCTGCCGCATCGGCGACTATGCCTATATCGGTGGGATGTCGGGGATCGGACTGGATGTTCCCCCCTATGTGATCATGGAGGGCACCCGTAACCAGATGCGCATCGCAAGCATCAATAAAATCGGGCTCCGTCGCGCCGGTGTCGATCGGGAAACTATCAAACTACTTGAAGACGCTTTCCGGATTTTGTTCCGCTCTCCTGAGCTTCTCTTGAAAGATGCCCTGGTGAAACTGGAAGAAGAGATGAAAGACTGCACTGAGGTGCAGAAAATGGTGCAGTTTTTCCATTCGAGCAAACGGGGAGTCGTTAAACGTACCCTGGATGACTAAGGGAGCAGACAATGGCCCCATCGGCCTGATTGCCGGTGGCGGGCAGTTTCCGATACTCTTTGCCGAGGCTGCACGCGCCAGGGGGCGGCGAGTGGTTGCCATCGGACATGTCAACGAAACCGACAAGGTCCTGGAGACGAAAGCGGATGTCTTCCACTGGGTCAAGTTGGGGCAGTTAGGGAAAATAATTAAGTATTTTCACCAGGAAGGGGTTTGCGAAACAGTCTTTGCCGGGACCATTACCAAGACCCGGATTTTTCGCGATATATTTCCGGATTTTAAAGGATTGACCCTCTGGGGCAAGATAGATATTCGCCAGGATGACGCCATCCTCCGCTCAGTTGCCGGAGCCCTCGAAGACGAGGGGATTCACGTCCTGCCCTCCACCTGCTACCTGGATCACCTTTTTTTCCCGCAAGGGATCTTGACGCGGAAAAAGCCAAGCTCCGAACAGTGGGATGATATTCGATTCGGATGGAGAATTGCCCGTGAAATCGGAAGGTTGGATATCGGCCAGTGCGTGGTTGTCCGTGATCGCAGCGTACTGGCAGTGGAGGCTATCGAGGGAACGGATGCCGCCATACGTCGTGGCGGTGAACTCGGACGCGAGGGAGCCGTGGTCGTGAAGCTGAAAAAGCCCGGGCAGGATTTTCGTTTTGATTTACCGGCCACAGGCGTCCGCACTATTGAAACCCTTGCTGCAGTCAAAGGGGCCGTTCTTGCTGTCGAGGCCGGCCAATCCCTCCTCTTTGATCCAGAGGCCATGGTGCAGGCCGCAGATGCAGCTGGTATAGTGGTTGTCGGTCTGGTCGAGGATGAGCATGGGGCATTGCAATATCACTGACAGCGATATGAGGTTCTGATGAAACTGCTTGGGCTGCAAATAGTTGATCTTTTGCGTCAACAACCGATAGGTGAGACCGTGGCCGTTGCGGGATGGCTTCGAACCCGGCGTGATTCCGGCGGTTTTTCCTTCCTTGAACTCAACGACGGTTCCTGTCTGCAGTCGATCCAGGTCCTGGCTGAAGACTGTTTGCCCAATTATGAACGGGACGTGAAGAAGTTGACCACCGGCTGTTCTTTGCGGATCAAAGGGACCTTGGTGGCTTCACCGGCAAAAGGCCAGGCGGTCGAAATTCAGGCCAGTGAGGTTGAACTGCTTGGAGGAGCGGATTCGGAAAGTTATCCGCTGCAAAAAAAACGGCATAGTTTTGAATTCCTTCGATCAATTCCTCACCTTCGCCCCAGGACCAATGCTCTTGGTGCAGTCGCGCGGGTACGGAGTGTCCTCAGCTTTGCCGTTCATCGTTTTTTCCATGAGCAGGGTTTCATTCAGGTCCATACTCCGGTTATCACCACTTCCGACTGCGAAGGGGCAGGGGAGATGTTTACCGTGACCGCCCTTGAACCCGCCTCGCTCCAGAGAAGTGATCCTTTTGCCCATGATTTTTTTGGGCGCCGTGCAGGGCTGACGGTCAGTGGACAGCTTCAGGCGGAGATTTTCGCCCAATCCCATGGTCGGGTGTACACCTTCGGCCCGACCTTTCGCGCGGAAAATTCCAACACAAGTCGGCACCTAGCCGAGTTCTGGATGCTTGAACCGGAGATGGCGTTTTGCGATCTTGTAGGCGACATGCAAATGGCAGAGGCGATGGTCAAGTTTCTTGTCAAGACGGTCCTTGATGAATGCCACGACGATCTGGCCCTGTTCGATCTGCATATCAGCAAGGGGCTGATAAACCGCCTCACGCAGGTGCGGGATCAACCTTTTGTCCAGCTTACCTATTCCCAGGCGGTCGAGCAACTCGAACAATCGGGCCGATCGTTCGAGTTCCCCGTGCAGTGGGGTATTGACTTGCAGGCCGAGCATGAGCGGTTTCTCTGTGAGGAGATAGCGCAAGCTCCGGTTGTCGTCACCAATTACCCAAAAGATATCAAACCGTTCTACATGCGGCTTGATGATGATGGCAGGACAGTGGCGGCCATGGATATCCTTGTGGCAGGCATTGGTGAACTCATCGGCGGTAGCCAGCGGGAAGAGCGTTATGATTTGCTTGCTCAGCGGATGGAAGGCGCCGGTCTCAACATGGCTGAATATGGTTGGTATCTGGACTTGCGCCGATTCGGTTCCGTGCCCCATGCGGGATTCGGTCTTGGTTTCGAACGGTTAGTGCAATTTGTCACCGGCATGCAGAATATCCGCGATGTTATTCCTTTTCCGCGTACACCAGGAAGTGCTCCCTGCTGATTTTCCTGATTTTTAAGGAGTGTGATCCCATAACTACTGTAACCGGCAATACCGCAGGACTTAAACCCAAGCAGATTCGGGATCTCGAACGGATAGCGCAGAAAAAAGGCGTTCCGGATGAGATCCTCGGGCGAGAAACTGCCCGAGCCCTGGCCGCCATCTCCACCGAACTCAATCGCCGTATTGGTCTGTTGATTCATCGTTCCGGCCAGATCGAGACCGTTATTGTCGGTGATTACGATAGAATCACCATTCCGGCGCTTTCCCATGTGCGAACGTCAGGCGGCCGTCTTCGCGGATTGCGCTGTGTGCACACGGTTCTTGGGCCTGCGACACCGATCAATGAAGAGGACATCATGGATCTGGCCTGCTTGCGGCTTGATCTCATGGCGGCATTGACCATGCGTGATGGTCTGCCCGACCTGCTGCACACGGTCCATCTCATTCCACGGCAAATCGAAGGGAAAGATTGGGCGGCCTTAGCCCCGGTTCATCCGGCACACCAACACCTTTCCTGTTTGGCTCTCATTGAGGCCCTTGAAGAAGAGTTTGTTCGCGAGCGACCGATACGCGAGATCGATCAGGGCAAGGATAGGGCGATCTTGGTTTCGGTGACTACAGGTAGCCGAGAAGAGGCTGAAGATTCGATGGCCGAACTGGCTGAGCTCGCTCGTTCCGACGGGGTTGAGGTCCTTGAGCAGGTTATTCAACGCCGCAAACACATTCACCCTCGATTTATTCTCGGGCGGGGCAAGTTGGTGGACATTGTTTTGATGAGCCTGCGTTTGGGGGCGAATCTGCTGCTTTTTGACCAGGAGCTCAGTCCTTCGCAGATTCGGTCGGTCACCGACCATACCGATCTGCGGGTTATCGATCGTACCCAGTTGATTCTCGATATTTTTGCCCACCGCGCCCGCTCCCGTGAGGGAAAACTGCAGATCGAGATGGCCCAGCTCAAGTATATGCTCCCCAAACTCACCACCCGTGACGATGCTCTTTCCCGGCTTACCGGTGGTATTGGCGCGCGTGGTCCGGGGGAAACCCGTCTTGAAATCGACAAACGGAGAATCAATGATCGGATCGCGCGTCTTGGCAAGGAACTCAAAGCCGTCGGTGCACAGCGTTTTCACCGCCGCAATCGTCGGCGTAAAAGGGATGTGCCGGTTATTTCCCTTGTTGGGTATACCAATGCGGGGAAATCGACCCTGCTCAACACGCTCACAAAAAGCGACATTCAGGCAGAAGACCTCCTGTTTGCCACCCTTGATCCCACTTCGAGGAGGTTGCGCTTTCCCGAAGACATGGAGGTGATCATCACCGATACGGTTGGCTTCATTCGAAATTTGCCTGATGAGTTACTCAAAGCCTTTGAATCTACTTTAGAGGAACTTTTTGAAGCAGACCTGCTGCTTCATGTCATTGATGTGGCCAATCCCGTGTGGCAACAACAGGTGGAGGTTGTTGAAAAATTGCTCAACCAATTGGAACTTGATTCTATTCCCTGCCTGAAGGTATTCAATAAAATCGACCAACTTGGGAGTGAGGAACAGTTGCGTTTAGCAAAGAGTACCGAGGGAGTGGGGATAAGTGCAGTCGATGCGACCTCCCTGGAGCCTTTGCTGCTCAGGGCCCAAGAGATGCTTCGTGCTATTGTCGGAAAAGAGATAAGGGCGGAGCGGGGACGTGGAGATACATCAGCCGTTGATACCTGAGACAGGGCCACGCAATCGGTTGAACGAAGTGGAAAGGAGTATTTTGAACGATTTGAGGTTACTGTCCTCTTACACTGCATTGGCTAGTTTTGCAGGAAAAAACCCAGAGCCTTATCCAAGGCAGTGTTCGATTTAAACTCGCAACCAACAGAGTTTTGGTCGACCGTTCGCACGATGGCCTGTTTTTTTAAAACGGTCTTGTTCTTGTCATTGAGTTGAAATTCGATATTCAACAGTTGGCCCTTTTCAATACGATGCAAGCCGGAAACAGTAAAGCCAAGACCTCCACGGGATATGTTGCTGATATGAATGATTCCGCCACCAATGCCTCCCTCGCTGAGAACCTCGTAGGTCCCATGTAAGCTAGTTTGCTTTCGATAGCTGCGGCGAAAGTCGAGCAAGACGGAGAAAACGTTTTGGCAGCGGCAGCGTACCGAAAAGCTGTGCCGCTGTTGCCGATAACGATCCGCATTGAAGTGTTTCACCGTTTGGCAGGACGGGCAAACTATGGTTGCGGTGTTGTTTTCGCGTACGTAAACCTTGACATCAGCCATAACGCTCAGTCATAAATGATAGAGGTGAAGCGTTCCAATTCAGCTTCGGTTTCAGGATCCAGATCTTTCGCCACCTCATGAATTTGATATTCTTTGTGGCAGCCTTCACAACGGAGCCGCACTTGGCGGCACCGTCGTTGCACCTCGAGATGATCACCACATTCTCTGCAGTTCACGTGTTATTTTCCTGCCTTGCCTATGAGTTGTTCACGGGTGAACACGGCTTTCAAGGGATATCCTTTTGCAGCAAGTACTTCTGCGCCACCTTCCTGCCGGTCAACGATAGTCGCAATCAGACCCACCTTGAACCCTTCGTTTTCCACCCGTTCGATTACTTTCAGAAGCGTGCCCCCGGTAGTGACGACATCTTCCACCAAGGCGACCAGTCCTCCAGGCTGGAGGTTGCTTTTTCCCTCAATGTAGTTTCCCGTGCCATGACCTTTGGCTTCTTTGCGCACAATAAATGCTGGGATAGGAGCCTTTTGCAGGTAACTCACCAGGGAGACCGCAGTAACCAGTGGATCTGCTCCCAGGGTCATACCTCCAACACCCATGATGGGTTCAGGATGCTGCCCGATAAGATCATAGAGAAGCCGACCACAAAGATAACTGCCTTCAGCGTCCAGCGTTGTCTGTTTGCCATCGACGTAAAAGTCGGATGTTTTTCCAGAGGTCAGGGTGAAGGTTCCCTCCCTGTAAGATTTCTGCAGCAAAAGTTCTTTAAGTCGTTGTCGTTCGTCCATGTCAAATCCAAATAACAGAAAATGAAAATATAAGTGAGGGTACCCGTTTTGGCGATGAAAGCAAATTATTTTGCAATATTCGTTCAAATGGGTGTTTGTTTTACCGTGAAACCCGCTTGCCTGCACCTGAAAATGAGCGATCAGTCCCCTTTTCTGTGTGTACTCTTTTGTGAAAAGAATGTGGATTTCTTTGGTAATTCTTGCAATTTTGAGGTGGCTCGTGGATATTGGGTGAGCAGTAACTCCATTTTCTTAACAGATATTCATCGAGGATCGTCACATGTGCGGAATAGTCGGATACGTCGGAAATAGAAGGGTTGTCCCTGTATTGTTGGAGGGATTGCGTCGCCTGGAATACCGGGGATATGACTCGGCTGGCTTGGTCTACTATCACGATAAACGACTGGTCCGCTATCGCGCTAAAGGGAAGCTTGTCAATCTCGAGTCGGTAGTAGATGAACACATCGGAGTTGCCAGCGGTACTGGGCTAGGGCACACCCGATGGGCAACCCATGGCGCACCGACAGAAATCAATGCGCACCCGCACACTGATTGTAAGGGTGAAATCGTGGTCGTGCACAACGGTATCATTGAGAACTACACTGCCCTGAAAAATGAACTGACCGCAAAGGGGCATGTGTTTGCCTCGGAAACCGACACCGAGGTCCTAGCCCATTTGATTGAAGAGCATCTCGATAATGATCTGGTCTCCGCCGTGCGTACCGCACTTTCAAGAGTCGAGGGCTCCTATGCCATAGGTGTGCTCTGGGCCAAGGAACCGAATCTGCTGGTTGCCGCCCGCAATCACAGCCCGCTGGTGATGGGCGTTGGAGAAGATGCCTGCTACATAGCCTCTGATATCCCTGCGTTATTACCCTACACCCGAGAGGTCATCTTTCTTGATGATCAGGAGATGGCGGTGTTGGGGAAGGGAACGTATTCAATCCTTCACATTGATGATGGCACCCCCCTGGAGAAAAAGGTTTCGGTAATCGACTGGAACGCCTCGATGGCCGAAAAGGCAGGTTACCGTCATTTTATGCTCAAAGAAATTTTCGAGCAACCGCAGGCTATTCTCAACACGGTTAGCGGACGCATTGTTCCGGATACCGGGGCAGTTGATTTGCCGGAAATCGGTCTTGATGCACACACCCTGCAGGCGATCGATCGAATCGCCTTGGTTGCCTGTGGGACTTCTTGGCATGCAGCGCTTATCGCCAAATATTGGATCGAGAAATGGGCAGGCATTCCGGTTGAAGTCGATATTGCCTCAGAATTTCGTTATCGGCGCCTGCTCGTTAATGAACGTGTTTTGACTGTGGCCATTTCCCAATCAGGGGAGACCGCCGACACCTTGGCAGGCATTCGTCGCGCTGCGCAACTCGGCTCAAAAGTTGTAACGGTGTGTAATGTTGTCGGCTCGACCATGACCAGAGAGGCTGACGGTGTTGTATACACCCATGCCGGGCCTGAGATCGGGGTTGCCTCCACAAAGGCATTTACGTGTCAGTTGACCGCTCTTTTTCTGTTCACCCTCTACCTTGGTCAGATTCGGCAAACGATTGATCCAGTCACTCAGAAAAATCTCGGCAATGCCCTTATTGACGTGGCCGGTGTCATTGATCGTGAATTGCCACGTTTGCAAAAAGAAATTCAATTTCTGATCGAGCGATTTTATACGGCCAAGGATTTTCTTTTTGTCGGTCGTGGGCTTAATTTCCCCATTGCCCTGGAAGGCGCCCTCAAGCTGAAGGAAATTTCCTATATTCATGCCGAAGGCTATGCAGCCGGTGAACTCAAACATGGTCCCATAGCCTTGATCGATCAGGAAATGCCGATTGTTGCCCTGGTCCCCAAGGACTCCGTCTATGCAAAAACCGTTTCCAACGTGGAAGAGATCAAAGCTCGCCAGGGAAGACTGGTTCTTATCGGGACGCAGGGGGATGAGCACTTGAAGAATTTAACTGAAGATGTCCTCTACCTTCCGGATGTTCGCGAGGATCTTACCCCACTGTTATATACCATTCCTGCACAGTTGCTGGCCTATGAGATTGCCAACCGCCGAGGATGTGATGTTGATCAACCTCGAAACCTGGCAAAGAGCGTGACTGTCGAATAGCCGCATACCCCACTTATTTTCCTGCTGAGGCCTGATGAATTTATTTATCAGGCCTTTTTTTCGAGTTTTTTCCCTGAAATAGGACCTGCTATCTCCAGGAGATTCCATTTCGAGCCAACCATTTCAGTCTGCCAAAATTTCGTATTCTAGCCCCGTATATGCCAGCGGCACATTTTTTCGCATGCGAAATTAATCTATCCTCCTTTACATACGAGATTTATTGACTGAGGTGAACCCTTGTTATTGCCGTTAGGTACCGCAGTGACGATTTTCATATACCTTCCAATCTAAGATTTCTGCGGAAGTGGCAACGATACACTGCGCAGTTTAATCCGTTGCTCCCAGGGTGATTTCCGGGCACGACAGAATTTTGCGAAATCTTTCTTGCCAAAGGCGATGGCTTCGTAAAAAGTCAAAATCTTGAATGTTGCGCCTCGTTAAATCAGGTACTTACGAAGCT
Coding sequences within it:
- the lpxA gene encoding acyl-ACP--UDP-N-acetylglucosamine O-acyltransferase, whose amino-acid sequence is MNIHPTAVIDPKAELDSSVIVEPYAVIDGPVKIGPETRIGAHTVVSGHTTLGARNTIGSFATIGAPPQDIHYKGEPTELIIGDGNQIREYVSIHRATVKATGKTVLGNNNMVMAYCHIAHDCVLADHVIMANVATLAGHVEIGSHANLGGLVAVHQFCRIGDYAYIGGMSGIGLDVPPYVIMEGTRNQMRIASINKIGLRRAGVDRETIKLLEDAFRILFRSPELLLKDALVKLEEEMKDCTEVQKMVQFFHSSKRGVVKRTLDD
- the lpxI gene encoding UDP-2,3-diacylglucosamine diphosphatase LpxI (LpxI, functionally equivalent to LpxH, replaces it in LPS biosynthesis in a minority of bacteria.), whose product is MTKGADNGPIGLIAGGGQFPILFAEAARARGRRVVAIGHVNETDKVLETKADVFHWVKLGQLGKIIKYFHQEGVCETVFAGTITKTRIFRDIFPDFKGLTLWGKIDIRQDDAILRSVAGALEDEGIHVLPSTCYLDHLFFPQGILTRKKPSSEQWDDIRFGWRIAREIGRLDIGQCVVVRDRSVLAVEAIEGTDAAIRRGGELGREGAVVVKLKKPGQDFRFDLPATGVRTIETLAAVKGAVLAVEAGQSLLFDPEAMVQAADAAGIVVVGLVEDEHGALQYH
- the asnS gene encoding asparagine--tRNA ligase encodes the protein MKLLGLQIVDLLRQQPIGETVAVAGWLRTRRDSGGFSFLELNDGSCLQSIQVLAEDCLPNYERDVKKLTTGCSLRIKGTLVASPAKGQAVEIQASEVELLGGADSESYPLQKKRHSFEFLRSIPHLRPRTNALGAVARVRSVLSFAVHRFFHEQGFIQVHTPVITTSDCEGAGEMFTVTALEPASLQRSDPFAHDFFGRRAGLTVSGQLQAEIFAQSHGRVYTFGPTFRAENSNTSRHLAEFWMLEPEMAFCDLVGDMQMAEAMVKFLVKTVLDECHDDLALFDLHISKGLINRLTQVRDQPFVQLTYSQAVEQLEQSGRSFEFPVQWGIDLQAEHERFLCEEIAQAPVVVTNYPKDIKPFYMRLDDDGRTVAAMDILVAGIGELIGGSQREERYDLLAQRMEGAGLNMAEYGWYLDLRRFGSVPHAGFGLGFERLVQFVTGMQNIRDVIPFPRTPGSAPC
- the hflX gene encoding GTPase HflX encodes the protein MIHRSGQIETVIVGDYDRITIPALSHVRTSGGRLRGLRCVHTVLGPATPINEEDIMDLACLRLDLMAALTMRDGLPDLLHTVHLIPRQIEGKDWAALAPVHPAHQHLSCLALIEALEEEFVRERPIREIDQGKDRAILVSVTTGSREEAEDSMAELAELARSDGVEVLEQVIQRRKHIHPRFILGRGKLVDIVLMSLRLGANLLLFDQELSPSQIRSVTDHTDLRVIDRTQLILDIFAHRARSREGKLQIEMAQLKYMLPKLTTRDDALSRLTGGIGARGPGETRLEIDKRRINDRIARLGKELKAVGAQRFHRRNRRRKRDVPVISLVGYTNAGKSTLLNTLTKSDIQAEDLLFATLDPTSRRLRFPEDMEVIITDTVGFIRNLPDELLKAFESTLEELFEADLLLHVIDVANPVWQQQVEVVEKLLNQLELDSIPCLKVFNKIDQLGSEEQLRLAKSTEGVGISAVDATSLEPLLLRAQEMLRAIVGKEIRAERGRGDTSAVDT
- a CDS encoding PilZ domain-containing protein; its protein translation is MADVKVYVRENNTATIVCPSCQTVKHFNADRYRQQRHSFSVRCRCQNVFSVLLDFRRSYRKQTSLHGTYEVLSEGGIGGGIIHISNISRGGLGFTVSGLHRIEKGQLLNIEFQLNDKNKTVLKKQAIVRTVDQNSVGCEFKSNTALDKALGFFLQN
- a CDS encoding dual CXXC motif small (seleno)protein: MNCRECGDHLEVQRRCRQVRLRCEGCHKEYQIHEVAKDLDPETEAELERFTSIIYD
- the pyrE gene encoding orotate phosphoribosyltransferase — encoded protein: MDERQRLKELLLQKSYREGTFTLTSGKTSDFYVDGKQTTLDAEGSYLCGRLLYDLIGQHPEPIMGVGGMTLGADPLVTAVSLVSYLQKAPIPAFIVRKEAKGHGTGNYIEGKSNLQPGGLVALVEDVVTTGGTLLKVIERVENEGFKVGLIATIVDRQEGGAEVLAAKGYPLKAVFTREQLIGKAGK
- the glmS gene encoding glutamine--fructose-6-phosphate transaminase (isomerizing); translated protein: MCGIVGYVGNRRVVPVLLEGLRRLEYRGYDSAGLVYYHDKRLVRYRAKGKLVNLESVVDEHIGVASGTGLGHTRWATHGAPTEINAHPHTDCKGEIVVVHNGIIENYTALKNELTAKGHVFASETDTEVLAHLIEEHLDNDLVSAVRTALSRVEGSYAIGVLWAKEPNLLVAARNHSPLVMGVGEDACYIASDIPALLPYTREVIFLDDQEMAVLGKGTYSILHIDDGTPLEKKVSVIDWNASMAEKAGYRHFMLKEIFEQPQAILNTVSGRIVPDTGAVDLPEIGLDAHTLQAIDRIALVACGTSWHAALIAKYWIEKWAGIPVEVDIASEFRYRRLLVNERVLTVAISQSGETADTLAGIRRAAQLGSKVVTVCNVVGSTMTREADGVVYTHAGPEIGVASTKAFTCQLTALFLFTLYLGQIRQTIDPVTQKNLGNALIDVAGVIDRELPRLQKEIQFLIERFYTAKDFLFVGRGLNFPIALEGALKLKEISYIHAEGYAAGELKHGPIALIDQEMPIVALVPKDSVYAKTVSNVEEIKARQGRLVLIGTQGDEHLKNLTEDVLYLPDVREDLTPLLYTIPAQLLAYEIANRRGCDVDQPRNLAKSVTVE